One Triplophysa rosa linkage group LG8, Trosa_1v2, whole genome shotgun sequence genomic window, AGTACAGAAATAATTATGGTCTGATGACTCAGGGTCAGAGTTAAGGCCAGCTGACGAAACATTTGAATGCTGTATTGTTTATGCACATGTTTTATGCCTTGCAAACATTTGGTTTTCTGTGATGTTTTGCAAATGTCGCCTACGTGGCTGATGTATAGTGGCCAAAGGTGATAGGAGGggtatatttgtacaatatttgtctTTGTTGCTCCTCAGGTTGGATTAAATCATCAAAATATAAGCGGTATGGTACAAAATGGGCAAAAGACTaatcttaaagtcaccatgaaatctaAAAGGaaaattttaagtgttttacaaagtgtttcagtgattgttataaatgatttatctgtgcGTGCACacgatcatttttttattcatttgcacttcttatctttaatcaaaaacattaagctcccttccctctctcaacaacaactcttcaccacatgatgtAAGCAAggaaaaagaggtaggactaaactgactgtccaatggacAGCCacttttagccctcccctccacaATACTGTAGACTGTAAACTGGCATTCAAATCTGCTTCCATTTTGTTAGCAACACccaatttacaacaaaccaataaaaaatggaagggcaaaataaagccctgccctacattttttctaatttcagaagctgtTGCACTCAGATATACGCCATGATACGGAAAAGacgtaaaacaaatcaaactaCAGCATATCAGAGAAATgggttttatttaaatatacaagaaattgcttaaaaaacacaaagcttgcaagaaataaagcaaacattcaCTACAGTTTTATCTGTTAATTTTGTTGATCCTCTCGTGTGACAATATTTTGTAGCCATTCTCCTGAGCTGTGTCTTAAAAACTTTATAATGCCTCCTTAAATTTTTCGCAAAGTTGAGCTTCAGTTTATACCCCAATTACAAATATGCAACGTAAATACAATGTTTTCAAAACATTCTGAAAGGGATGTTTCATCCAAATAGGAAAATTACCCCATATTTCCCCCCCTTAAGGCATCCTATCCTATTTGTATATTACTTTTCTCTtttagaataatgcagtcggagttgtGATAACCCATCGctaatcgatgcgtttgtttaagagaaatatccatatggACAAGTTGACAACTTTATTACCAATAATTTCTAACTTTCGTTATCTATCAGCCTCATCAGAGAGGATGGCTTTCCCCCAAACATGCGGAGTGCCGACATTATTGTtataaaaaagttgtcaatatggatatttctcttaaacaagtgcatcgattcgcttcagaaggcCTTTATTAACCCCACGAAGCCACGTGGAGCAGTTTTTTAATCAGttgatgcactttttggagttTCAAAATCTCATTCACAATTCACTCCTACTCTAAACCTTGGAATACCCAGGATACGTGGTATGACAactctgactgcattattctgaAAGAAGGTCGTCATATACAAATaagatgccttgagggtgattaAAACATTGGGAAATTTAGTTTTTATGGGgtaaaatatccctttaagtaatatttgaataaaaagatGTCAGTTGAACAACGTTGCACATTTTTGACTGGGACTGCTAGATTTTTGCCAAAATACCAATACAGATCCTGGCTGAATATTCAGCTGCTGAGCAGGACTGTTAATGTGTAAATAATATAGTTCTGTTCTTCTGTACAACTATAGCCACGCGAGTCGCTATGGGGTATGCCAATCTGTCTGTATATTTAATGCACTATTTACCCATTCATCGGCCTTTTCTAGCGTGTTTGTCAGTGTATAATGAATATATTCAAACCCTCTGGCAGTATATTGTGCTGTTTATGCCTTATACGTAAAGATGCATAACACTTGCCGTAGAGAAGAGAAAAGTAACAATAAAAGATTGTGTGTCTTGACTAGTGGAAATGGCATCAATCCGTTTTAATCCAGAATAGAGGAGGGGCCACATGTGCTTTGGCAAGGAAGGAAAAAGAAACTAGGGATTTTCATATCTAAAGAATGTGTTCTCTATCCTGTCTTACTAATATTTGCTTCATCACTCTTTCCTTACTGTCTTAATGTGGCCAagttagattttagatttttgttcCAGCCCAGACACTAAGCttatatactatataaactAAAGCAATGCTGTGGTTATTTTTGACTATGTATGTACAGCGTTTgagacattttttttctcagacTGTGCACTGTTGAACCGCCCACAGTTTGATCACTGACCGTCTGATGAATTTagcacacaaaaaaatgcactAGTTGGCAGTAAATCAACATTTTTAGGTACACCAGTCTTTCTGAAATAATGCCATGTTTATGAGTTGCCAGAATGATGCAATGCCTGCATTGGGGGAACAGCTACAGACTGGATTAGTCAAATTTAACAAAAGGTGCTATTCAAATTATGTTTTGTTGTGGTGCAAAAAAGCATGTAAACTTCCACAGGTGGAATTGATTATTTCTCCCTTTAGAAGTGTATATGTGAAATGATTTGTTAGGTCTACACACATTGATTTGATTTCCCACACTGATCTGTGACTGTGAAATCTAAAGTGTTCTTGTGCTTACTATGTCAAATGAATGTTGCGCTAAAACATGATGTCAAAGTTTTATGGTTATACTTAGTTGACATGttgaaaataacatatttaccCGTTTAATTGCAGTGTTGTCTGCTTAGTTTAGCAAGTGTGTACCAAACTGGAAAAAGAACAGCTTTCTGTTCAGTGTTCATGCATAATAAGGTACAAGCCAAAGTGATTTTCTCTGGTAGACAGCATGACACAGATGCAGACCACAAAACATTAGTAGAAAATAACCCTTTTAATGCTCATCCTAATGGGTGAAATTGAGACAGAAGTATAGTCACCAGCACAGAGTCAAACCACATGTGTTGTCTGGCATAATTTTCCTCTTTTTCATCATTGTTTTCCATGATCTTCCTTTGTGTGGTGTCTTCCTAATTCCTCTATGTTCTGTGACGGTTCTTGTCTTTGAAAGCAGAGTACACAGAATTGTCAACGTTAAAATTGAGTTATTTAGCTATGCTGTTTTCTTCACAAAGACTCAAATAAGGATTATCACATGCAAATACAGCAATTTCATGTTTAAAAGAGCATAGTTTCCTGAAGTATAGATCTATGATTCTTAAGTCGCACATGCTAATAATTGTTTATGCAAATGTGGCTGTTAAATTCTCTCTTCTGAGTGTTGAATGTTTTTACTGTTGTTACAAAAATATGACATGTGATGCCTCTGAGATATCTGCTgatggggggttgcaacgtcagCTGTTATAGCGAGTTGTTCTTACTTGCTGCTGTGTCCGAGCATGCTAAGCAAGCAAATAGATGACGCATTTATCAAGCAATGAGTTagtctgttttatttaaatgatgagaGGGAGGGAATGATGAGAGGGAAGAAGGGAATGATGAGGGAGTTACTCTCAGTGACAAAAAATAAGGCAAtctttcttctcagacaataaCACCTCAAGAGAATCAGCAAGAAAATTTGTTCAGAAATGTAAGTACTGAagttttttttagcaatggGAAAAGTGCTTAAGAACTGGTGTAACTGTGAAGAAACCGAGTGCAGCTTTTTTTAAAGTGGCAACTGTGgggtttttttttgtggtttgtgtgactttttttatttaaaatttgatgTTATGGATTGTTGTTAGTTGTTACTTTTAACGTggccttttttgtctaaatgtttaattgccgttcatgttttgtaaatgtgtaaaatattaaatagaTAAGATATATGGCTAAAGTAAACATAGGGCAACAGTTTGGAAACTGAGTACCAAGTAAAGATCATGTCTTTTGGGTTCTAACCTTGGGTTGAAAAAGTTTTAAAGATACAAGACAGATAAAGATAGATAAACAGAAGCTAGAAGTTAAACAGCTGATATTTTTTGAATCGTTTgtgtaacaaacaaaaaaagcactGCAACAGAGCAGATTCACTGGTTATTAGATTACAGactaaatttgtttatttgtatgtgGATTAATGCACATGTTTCTTCGTCATGTACAGAACACTTGGTTAACCACACCCACTTATTTacattctgctttatttttatttttttaaatttatgtaTCGTCATAACGCCCAGCTCTGTATGGGATTAGTCAAGCGCAGACTACGAAGGCAGGGAACGTATGAAGAGAAGGATTGATTCAAGATTATCACAATTGGGCGAGATGTTACTAAGCATGCCTGTGCGCACACCACCTATTTTACCTCTGTGTGATCCCGGCACACTTCTGTAGATTAGGATTATCAGCCTGAGAGGTTGTGTTTAATGAGCTGTAATTGATTTGTAAACAGATCCATCCGACTGTATCAAGCAGATTAATTGAAGTTGGTTTAAAGCAGCCAGTGATCCTGGTGCTAAAACAGAATTCCCAGTGGTGCCAAAGTGGCTTTTGGGACCAAAGTCGTGCTCTGGTCTAACAGAGTTCCTACTGAGGGTGTTTGTCTTTTTCCTGACTGACAAGGCCTGTGTCTGGGACGTTAGCCATATTGGAACCAAGCAAAGGCTTTAGTCatctaaacacattttaaagaaatggGGAGGGGAGTAACACGAGCTGGTAGTGTTTGCTTTGGCAAAGTTCATGTAAACTTTTTGCCAAACCTGGAAATTAGGGGTATATAGGGGgtattttatttcacaatacCTAATGACTATCTTAAgtttaactaaactaaaaataataattcagaaactaaaaatgaacaaaaaataattcagtattttagttaataaataaagtaaaaaaatgaaatttccacCATAGTGCCAGAAGCAAATTTTTGCCACTTGcattacaaatgtatttgttagTACATAAACGTCTGATGGTAAATTTTCTGCTTTTCAAAGTcaataaaagtttaaaaaatcacaacagATGTTTTTAGTAGAATGTTTGAACaattcaaacatgtttgatttaATTCAATCCCTTTCTttcatattgtttttttattagttgCAGACAGAGGCAAATAAACCGTCTTATGTAAAGTCTCTTCTCTGGGTCATGCCTCGtgtctttctctttgtttttcAGGCACTGACTCCTGCCATTGGACCAGCTGGCGTTGGACCTTCCCCCTACACAGAGACAATACCCAGAGGGTGTTAGATATCCTCCCTCCCCCTCATTGTTTGCCCTCATACGCATCCTAGATTCATACACGTACACACATTCTCTCtcgcaaacacaaacacaatacacTCTTCCTGCATGCTCCAGCTTGCAAAAGCTATGGCATGATTAACTCCGTAGAGGCCATGAAGCGTTCACGTGACTTTTCGTGACCGGTACTGTGGAGACCCTTGAGAAACAAACAGTCGGGTTCCTTCCAGCTCTCCCGGTTCCTGTAGCTTTGGTGGAGCTTGACAAAGCTCAGTAGATGGAATCATGAAAACGCCAGAGGACCACTGGGAGTTTCTATTCAGATATTAATAGCCTGAAAGACTTCAAGCTAGCAAAGTGAATCAAACTCAGTAGTTGGTGTGAACATCGGTTGTAGGAGGATAAATGATATCCCTCCTTGACCGGTTCATCAAACACACGTGAAGTGCCTTCATCGAGCTGTTGTTTACACCAGTATCAACTCCACATATCTGATCCATGATCCTTGTTTTTTGTTGGCATGTTGATATAAAAGCCTGAAGTATACACAGGAATGCAACCTCCGTAGAGTCTAGTTCCTCACACATATCAAACCCGAACTCAGCTGAACTGCTCTTCTGACTCTCAGACTCGGTGTACGGATTCTGTCGCTCGCTTCCGTCGCCATGTTCTCGCTGCAGTCCAAATGGCGTTATCTGATCATGCTTTTGGGCGTCCAGTTGGTCGTCATGGCAATTCTCTCAAGAGAGAGCTACCAGAAACGGGTGTCGTATTTTTTCCGAATTTTCCGTAAGCCCGATTCTGCAGCGGGAAATGCTGATGGGCGGAACCACACGGATGTCTATGCTAACCTCTCTTTTTTGGGACCCACTCTGAATAAAGACGACATGCCCTACTGCCCTAAAAAGTCTCGTTTGATTGGTGAGTGATATTTCCTAGTAAACTCGCAGTTGAGCCAGTCAGTGTGAAACTAAACTAGCATGACGTTTTTCCTCTTTTCAGACTGGTTGTTCCTGTTCACACTTCTCTTTTTGCATTCAGGTGGACCAATCCATGTCACTTTCCCTTCCAAACTGACGCTCGCTGAGGTGGAGAGGAAGAATCCACTCGTTATCCGTGGGGGCCGCTACAGGCCTCCGAACTGTGAGGCCCGCCACCGTACTGCCATTATCATTCCCCACAGGAACAGAGAACATCACCTCAAGTTCCTGCTCTACTACCTGCATCCCTTCCTTCAGCGTCAACAGCTCGATTACGGCATCTATGTCATTCACCAGGTGGGTTCTTTTCATTTACACGTGCGTCTTCCACAGCAGACTTGCGTTTGGTGCTCAGTGAGAGTTCATTATAGGCCCTGCGTTCACAGTTTCACATGTTGTACAAAGATGTATTGTTGCTTGGTTATGTACATCCCAAATATAACGCTGTGATATTCCACAACTCAACTGTGCCTTCTGGTGAGAGACAATTCTCCATAAGCACTTGATCCTGTTATAGGTGTCAATCTACATTCAAACCTGTACTGCTCGCTCGGCAAGGTCACTCAGAGGTCATCTTTTGCTCCGCCCCCAGTTTATCTCTTTTTGTCAGGAATACTGGAAATTAtcctttagtttttttaaagtgatgcaGGATTATACTAGATTTAAAGGTCTTTGATCTTTCTGTTACATACCCTTTGTTATTTCAAGGTTAATACCGTTTTATGTAGGATTGTGGTTGTACAGAATGAAATAGTTACATGTTGGTGGAATTGGATGTCTATGGTGAGAGCATTGCAATGGATATTTTCCTAcccggttgaacacaaaagatattttgaagaacgttggtaaccaaacaacattggcccccattgacttctattgtatggacacaaaaccactgagatattaaaaaaaaaattgtgttcagCACAAGTTATTGAATGACAtggggggtgaataaatgatgacaaaatgttcatttttggtggGACTATCCATTTAAGGGTATGGTGCAATAAAGTAATAACTAATATAATATTTGAtcttaaatcaatattttgtcCAGCTGCTTCATCAGTCATGTAAGGAATAATGTACGGTCAGCTTCATGCCGGGTCctgattttattatatattgattgtattaaattacattaaaactactcaagaGTTagctattgattctttgcggaggtctaccggaagttaagttttggccacataacgtttgtttatattgtaaccgctgaaaccgtctatacatgATCATATTACACTAAGAAACATCAGAAAGCTCTTAAAAGACAGTGAGGCCAGAATGTGGactttgaaacaatgcattaCCGTGAGGAGAAAATCATCTCTCTGTTTATATTCAGGACTCAGATATAACAAGTGGGCATGGATTAGACTGTAATCCTCATTAAACTTTCCTCTGAATCCTGACCACCTCCTAAATATTTTCAGTCTATTTTATTATgagttttatattttcaacAACAACAGACTAACCTGCTAAGTCTGAATGCTTTGTGATTATTAATGACTCATTGATTCATTAGTTAAATACCTGTACACTCACAAAATCACAAcatttcaatattaatagtttgTGTTACTTTCTAGGCCTGGAATTACACCTTTAACCGAGCAAAACTGATGAACGTGGGTTTTCGGGAGGCCATGAGAGATGTAGATTGGGATTGCCTCTTCTTCCACGACGTGGACCTCATTCCAGAGGATGACCGCAACACCTACGTCTGCGACAACCACCCTAAACACGCCGCTATTGCCATGGACAAATTTGGCTACAAGTTAGTAATTCACATTTTGATGCGTTTAGTAGACGCTTTTATGCAAatcacacattttatttgtgtttgttttcttggGATTGATTTTCTTGGAAACCTTTTGCTACTTTGTTAGCGTCGTGCCagtttttagcattttatttgCCTGCACATGTAGTTCTGCAAGTCTGACAGACTCAACTCACCTAGCTTGATGAAGAATTTACATGCATGTTTTCTTTTAGGTTGCCTTACAAGATGTATTTTGGAGGCGTATCAGCACTGACCCCCGATCAGTACCTCAAGATGAACGGTTTCCCGAACAATTACTGGGGCTGGGGCGGCGAGGACGACGACATTGGAATCCGGTGagcacgtgtgtgtttgtggtttctgtgtgtgtgtattaacgCCGAGAGTGGATGAGCATGTGGCAGAtgctttgtttgtgtgtgtatagagAGATTTCTGTTTGGGGGGACTTCTCTTGTTGTGGTGATAGCTGTGATCCAGCTATCTGTCTTTGAACAATCCAGCTTGTGTATTGTGCCGCTGTATTAGTCTCTGAGAGCATCAGACGTTTGTTTGGAATAATATTCACTGCTCAAAAAAATTAAGGGAACATTTGATCATCCTAGCATAACACCAAGTCAGTTAACCTTCAGGAATATCAATCAACGGGAGGTAAGGAAGCATAAGTGATTGTGAAccatttttacttgttttggtGAAATGAAAGTGGCAACAGGTACAATGAAGAGGCAACAGCAAGGGTGGTCTGGGGAGGACCATCCTTACATGGTCTCATAGACCTCCACGCACTATGAAGTATCTGGATGATGAAGGGATTGATGCCAATGACTGGCCCTCATGTTCCCCAGACCTAAATCCAGTTGAGAACCTCTGGGATCTCATGTATCCGAAGCCATCAAGTAGCACCATAGACTGTCCAGGAGCTCACTTATGCTCTGATCCAGGTCTGGGAGGAGATCCCGAGGACACCATCTCACCAGGAGTATTTCCAGACATTGTTTGGAGTTCTTACGGGCACGTGGGGCCATTCACATTACTGACTAACATTATGAGTTACTGTGATGAAATTCAAACAAGTTGAATCAgccagaattttcttttttttacagtgattttactgtaattcCTGCCCTGAATGTGTTTATGATTTAGGCTTTCATTGACCATTGTCACATTATTTTATTCTcacaacaatatgcaaagtacagtatataattgAAGAGTTTCACTGGATCTAATACAGTGTGCTTTAGGTGTTCCCTTAATTTTTTGGAGCAGTGTGTATTATGGTCTGAGCTGTAGTCTAGCGCAACATGGTGTGATGATGAATAGAGCTGTGGTGCTCATATGGGTGTCGCAAGGTGAGTCCACTTTGGGATTAAGACTGCTCTCTAATGTGTTAATTTAAAAGAACTGTGGGATTAACCACAGTttaatatttcagtttttaaagtGGTGGccattaaaacactttttagaTATGAAAGATATTCGTagtaaaatttgttttttacaCACATTTTGCAACCGTTTTGTTGGCATTGCACTCTTGTGGCCTTATGGGAAGCAAAGTGTCTCAGCAGATGTCATCCGGGTGTTGTTCACCTGCTGTACCATGAGttctgagaaatgtttttttgcgtGTCATTTAACATGAAGATGCGGGGGATCACCTTGCTTTTCTGCTCCCATGTCTAACAGTCCCTCCTAGAACGTCTTCCtttctcttgttttccagtGTATCACTTGGAGGAATGCTGATCAGTCGTCCGTCTCTAAAAGTGGGCCGATATAAGATgatcaaacacaaacatgacaaaGGGAATGAAGTGAATCCTAAAAGGTAAAATCTCCTTTTGATGATCTGAGAAACTTCTCTGCAGTGTAATATTAACTTCTTTATAAAATGACATCGTCACGATTTTGCGTCCATTATTAGATTTTCCACTAAACCATTTGTCTTTCATGCAGGTTTAACATGTTGGCAAAGACCCGGCATACGTGGAGAGATGACGGCATGAATACAGTGGAGTATGAGATCATGTCTCGGGACTATCAACTGCTTTACACCAACATCACCGTCAACATCGGCACGGAGGCGGGCCTACATCCACCGAAAAAAACTACTACTTAATATCCCAGAGACCCAAGTCCTCACGGCAATGCCGCACTTTCTGCAGAACCCTTTCCCCACTTGCCAGTGAATCAAACCGGATCTCATGCCTTTAACCGCACCACAGACCCTCCCGTTTCCTTAACAACGGTGGTGCCACGATAGCGATCGCCCTTTCTCTCCCCATCTCCAAAGTTTGACATTTCTCTCACTGGTTCACTTTATCAGTCTTGCAGGCAGCTTTCTCAGCCACTCCTGCTGGGCTGATGCATTCCTGACGGACAGACTTTTCATACATGCTGTGCCCGAGGGCACCGTTATAAACCTCTATTGCCTTAGAATCAAGCTGCACTctctttttatatttctttcatGATGACTGAAGCGTAGGTTCGGCTGCCCTTCGGGTAAGACCAGCAACTAGAGAAGGGTAGATTCGCTTTCTGCCTCATGTCAGAAAT contains:
- the si:dkey-199f5.8 gene encoding beta-1,4-galactosyltransferase 3 gives rise to the protein MFSLQSKWRYLIMLLGVQLVVMAILSRESYQKRVSYFFRIFRKPDSAAGNADGRNHTDVYANLSFLGPTLNKDDMPYCPKKSRLIGGPIHVTFPSKLTLAEVERKNPLVIRGGRYRPPNCEARHRTAIIIPHRNREHHLKFLLYYLHPFLQRQQLDYGIYVIHQAWNYTFNRAKLMNVGFREAMRDVDWDCLFFHDVDLIPEDDRNTYVCDNHPKHAAIAMDKFGYKLPYKMYFGGVSALTPDQYLKMNGFPNNYWGWGGEDDDIGIRVSLGGMLISRPSLKVGRYKMIKHKHDKGNEVNPKRFNMLAKTRHTWRDDGMNTVEYEIMSRDYQLLYTNITVNIGTEAGLHPPKKTTT